The following proteins are encoded in a genomic region of Dioscorea cayenensis subsp. rotundata cultivar TDr96_F1 chromosome 8, TDr96_F1_v2_PseudoChromosome.rev07_lg8_w22 25.fasta, whole genome shotgun sequence:
- the LOC120267412 gene encoding uncharacterized protein LOC120267412 — protein MARSAAGASPCLSAKALAQSPDPSYPAAARKPRRRRIRSAVFSGSAVAGGRRSGPATPLVRWKFDVGDRSADVVPDEGPKVRRKRHRTVAPAVSARRLAAVIWQLQLSEVGGGGGKGRTGRDGTEPVPGHLQNPYVPIHAGSGLHGNVKNKSASWVTAPSPENAILQKFDGSGTLHNYVMEKATKWDPGCSKASDDVFRFYSHLKLLEDQQVTTVSVVSALQSEVDQARARISELETERRSAKKKLDHFLRKLAEEKASWRSREHEKIQAVLDDMKADLNRERKNRQRIETVNSKLVSELAEVKLSAKRFMQDYEKERKARELMEEVCDELAKEIGEDKAEVEALKRESQKIREEVDEERKMLQMAEVWREERVQMKLIDAKLTLEEKYVQLRRLQTDLEIFLSEKGDTNLDKAEIREAEALREAVGSVKVQDIKEFTYHPPSASEDIFSIFEELQPREDTDERETEPCYGYSPASRASKVHTVSPDVNGFLEKSSRRYSTGIMDRDGDVEDDSGWETVSHVEEQGSSNSLDGSDPSVNGICEESNASLSGTDWEENGIHGRSRSEISEICSLTTKQPTKKTSSIVRLWRSSGPNKGEHPKKISMETINGRLSNGRMSNATPSPDRRSGEIGLSPRSLGHWSSPDSMNPHIARGMKGCIEWPRGMHKQSLKSKLLEARVENQKIQLKQVLKQKI, from the exons ATGGCCCGATCCGCCGCCGGCGCAAGCCCTTGTCTATCTGCCAAAGCCTTAGCTCAAAGTCCTGATCCCTCGTATCCAGCTGCCGCCAGGAAGCCCCGCCGCCGTCGGATCCGGAGCGCCGTCTTCTCCGGAAGCGCCGTTGCGGGAGGGAGACGGAGTGGACCTGCGACGCCGCTAGTCAGGTGGAAGTTTGATGTTGGTGATCGGTCCGCTGATGTGGTGCCGGATGAGGGGCCGAAGGTGAGGAGAAAGAGGCATCGCACCGTCGCTCCGGCGGTTTCAGCGAGGAGGCTTGCTGCAGTGATCTGGCAGCTCCAGCTTTCGGAGGTTGGGGGTGGCGGCGGGAAGGGGAGAACCGGTCGAGATGGTACTGAG CCTGTGCCTGGTCATCTGCAAAACCCATATGTCCCTATTCATGCTGGTTCTGGCCTCCATGGCAATGTAAAGAATAAGTCTGCAAGCTGGGTTACGGCCCCCAGTCCAGAGAATGCCATTTTGCAGAAG tTTGATGGATCTGGCACATTGCATAACTACGTGATGGAGAAGGCGACTAAGTGGGATCCCGGATGCTCAAAAGCATCAGATGACGTCTTTAGGTTTTATAGTCACCTTAAGCTTCTTGAGGACCAGCAGGTTACCACTGTCTCTGTTGTTTCTGCACTCCAATCAGAGGTTGATCAGGCTCGTGCTCGCATCAGTGAGCTTGAGACTGAACGCAGGTCGGCAAAGAAAAAGCTCGATCACTTCTTGAGGAAGCTCGCAGAGGAGAAAGCTTCCTGGCGTAGCAGGGAGCATGAGAAGATCCAGGCGGTTTTAGATGACATGAAGGCTGATCTTAATCGGGAGAGGAAGAACCGACAGAGAATCGAAACAGTGAATTCTAAGTTGGTCAGTGAGCTTGCAGAAGTCAAGTTATCTGCCAAGAGATTCATGCAAGACTATGAGAAAGAACGGAAGGCCCGAGAGCTGATGGAAGAAGTATGTGATGAGCTCGCGAAGGAGATAGGAGAAGACAAAGCTGAAGTTGAAGCCTTGAAGAGAGAATCTCAGAAGATTCGAGAGGAAGTTGATGAAGAGAGGAAGATGTTACAGATGGCAGAGGTTTGGCGTGAGGAGAGGGTTCAGATGAAGTTGATCGATGCCAAGCTGACCCTTGAGGAGAAGTATGTGCAACTACGCAGACTTCAAACCGATTTAGAGATATTTTTGAGTGAGAAGGGCGATACCAATCTAGATAAGGCTGAAATAAGAGAGGCAGAGGCACTCCGGGAGGCAGTTGGCTCGGTCAAGGTTCAAGATATCAAGGAGTTCACATACCACCCGCCATCTGCTTCAGAGGacattttctccatctttgaaGAGCTCCAACCGAGAGAAGACACCGATGAAAGAGAGACTGAACCTTGTTATGGGTATAGTCCTGCGAGTCGGGCTTCTAAAGTCCATACGGTGAGTCCTGATGTCAATGGATTCTTGGAAAAATCTTCCAGGAGATACTCAACTGGGATAATGGATCGAGATGGGGATGTAGAAGATGATAGCGGATGGGAAACTGTGAGCCATGTTGAGGAGCAGGGATCAAGTAATTCCCTCGACGGGAGTGATCCATCTGTAAATGGAATCTGCGAAGAAAGTAACGCATCACTGAGTGGTACTGATTGGGAGGAGAACGGAATTCATGGTAGATCAAGAAGTGAAATAAGTGAAATTTGTTCTTTAACTACTAAACAACCGACGAAGAAGACGTCTTCTATAGTTAGGCTTTGGAGGTCATCAGGTCCAAATAAAGGGGAGCATCCAAAGAAAATTTCAATGGAGACGATCAACGGGAGACTGTCAAATGGGCGAATGTCAAATGCCACTCCATCTCCAGACAGACGGTCAGGCGAAATTGGACTGAGCCCGCGGAGCTTGGGCCATTGGAGCTCACCTGACTCGATGAATCCCCACATCGCTCGGGGGATGAAGGGATGTATCGAATGGCCAAGAGGCATGCATAAGCAAAGTCTAAAATCGAAACTTCTCGAGGCAAGGGTGGAGAACCAGAAGATTCAGCTGAAACaggtcctcaagcaaaaaatttga
- the LOC120266429 gene encoding neuroguidin, producing the protein MDSNQLEANASNDSNQSPQLLAVLKEMKSGLDTVMAKVQALTQKVKEGQFPTADGISYLETKHLLLLSYCQSIVYYLLRKAKGLSIEGHPVVRSLVEIRLFLEKIRPIDKKLEYQIQKLTKAATNLVSERAMSIGEETEVGKKDEEDSLKFRPNPDMLVSKSVPADKDGGGVYRPPRFAPASMENDKLSKQEKQAIRKDKQFLRQARENTYFKELMDNMEDKPEEIREFYGTDSKEVERYKAKREARDKQEEELFTRAPISKREKRLERHMLKSRNGLLGLTDGFNEEMRMLPLEGKDRDTETSYNLTGSGGKRFKKRKRKH; encoded by the exons ATGGATTCCAATCAATTGGAAGCGAACGCTAGCAACGATTCCAATCAATCTCCGCAGCTTCTTGCGGTTCTGAAGGAGATGAAGTCTGGGTTGGACACTGTGATGGCCAAAGTCCAAGCCCTAACCCAAAAG GTTAAAGAAGGCCAATTTCCGACGGCCGATGGAATCAGCTATCTTGAAACGAAGCATCTGCTTCTTCTAAGCTATTGCCAATCCATCGTTTACTATTTGCTTCGCAAAGCGAAGGGTTTGTCGATCGAGGGCCATCCCGTGGTCCGGAGTCTTGTGGAGATTCGATTGTTTCTTGAAAAA ATTCGACCGATTGATAAGAAGCTTGAGTACCAAATCCAGAAGTTGACGAAGGCTGCAACAAATTTGGTATCTGAGAGAGCAATGAGCATTGGAGAGGAGACGGAGGTGGGAAAGAAGGATGAGGAGGATTCCTTGAAGTTCCGGCCTAATCCAGATATGCTTGTTAGCAAGTCAGTACCAGCCGACAAG GATGGTGGAGGTGTTTATCGGCCCCCGAGGTTTGCCCCAGCAAGTatggaaaatgataaattatCAAAGCAGGAGAAGCAAGCTATCAGAAAGGACAAACAATTTCTCCGACAAGCTAGAGAGAATACCTATTTCAAAGAACTCATGGATAACATGGAAGATAAACCAGAAGAG ATTAGAGAATTTTATGGGACAGATAGCAAGGAGGTTGAAAGATACAAAGCAAAGAGAGAGGCGCGtgataaacaagaagaagagcTTTTCACTCGAGCTCCAATTTCAAAACGAGAAAAAAGGCTAGAGAGACACATGTTGAAGTCAAGAAATGG ATTGCTTGGCTTAACTGATGGTTTCAATGAGGAAATGAGAATGTTACCTCTGGAAGGGAAGGACAGGGACACTGAGACCAGCTACAACCTAACTGGTAGTGGAGGCAAAAGATTTAAGAAGCGCAAG AGAAAGCATTGA